In Papaver somniferum cultivar HN1 unplaced genomic scaffold, ASM357369v1 unplaced-scaffold_114, whole genome shotgun sequence, a genomic segment contains:
- the LOC113328694 gene encoding uncharacterized protein LOC113328694, with the protein MLSYMESSRKFATCHNLLALLIMKRKSCIFITQGNLWFETSSKSLDILLTGSSPEFLQSIISQLQAQFPIKDLGDLHYFLGLEVKRDSSTLFLSQTKYAMDLFKRFNMEGEKACQTPFAVSDKLLKDVGELLDDSSEYRSLVGSLHYLTWTRPEIFYVVYLVCQHMQHPRVSHLTAAKRILRYIKGTLHFGLEFTKGSFFLLVFSDADWSCNVDDKKSTGGYCVLLGSNLVSWSFKKQTKVARSST; encoded by the exons ATGCTTTCTTACATGGAGAGCTCAAGGAAATTTGCTACATGTCACAACCTTCTGGCTTTATTGATCATGAAAAGAAAATCATGTATTTTTATTACACAAGGAAatttatggtttgaaacaagctccaagagcttg GACATCCTTCTTACTGGCTCTTCACCTGAATTTCTTCAATCCATAATTTCTCAACTTCAAGCTCAGTTTCCAATCAAGGATCTTGGAGATTTGCATTACTTCTTGGGACTTGAAGTGAAAAGAGATTCTTCTACTTTGTTTCTTTCTCAGACCAAATATGCCATGGATCTGTTTAAAAGATTTAATATGGAAGGTGAAAAAGCTTGTCAAACCCCTTTCGCAGTCTCAGATAAATtgttaaaagatgttggtgaatTACTTGATGATTCATCTGAATACAGGTCTCTAGTGGGTTCTCTTCACTATCTTACATGGACAAGGCCTGAGATTTTCTATGTTGTGTATCTAGTTTGTCAGCACATGCAACATCCTAGAGTTTCACATCTCACTGCAGCTAAAAGAATTCTCAGATACATTAAGGGTACTCTCCATTTTGGCTTGGAATTTACAAAAGGTTCTTTTTTCTTATTAGTcttttcagatgctgattggtCTTGTAATGTTGATGATAAAAAGTCTACAGGTGGATATTGTGTATTATTGGGATCCAATTTGGTTTCTTGGTCTTTTAAAAAGCAAACAAAAGTTGCCAGATCTAGCACATAG
- the LOC113328696 gene encoding uncharacterized protein LOC113328696, with translation MGGEIESSTKGKSIEYDMQKKNPVYHLGSSDGPGIIITLIVLKGTNYDEWDRAIRRSLISKRKFGFVDETITEPEDCDQLEEWIAVQSMLVSWISNTLEPSIRSSLGDYDNANLLWTHLKRRFCVVSGTRICQLQASLSECKQKNKEGVAVYFGRLNKIWDELVTYMKVPQCKCGKCACNIASQVSTLREEDFLHYFLIGLDSLYISLREQLLARDPLPSIDVSYQTMVNSERLRIGDVAMSTEVQDNVMTFRVQSDQRQINNTYDPTKYCKHCSREGHSDEGCFQLIGYSEWWGDRSRGGRGYGRGGRAGGRGRAGFTNSRGGRGQGTVNQVRAHNLNISETKQSGGACSSDGSGLTGVTTTQLQQVLEFLNTRKSTSQLQGKKKKTVWIVDTGDTNHVTCKRDDMIDVKDIRACTVGLPDGKYAYSEKIGTVILPGGLRLDNVLYVPQITCNLISVTQLIHELWKFIRAVASTNGTSIRESVTKVARTNGIVFETSCVGTPQQNGRVERKHQHIMNVPPYNQLKVFGCLCYVHDQSSKEDKFASRGRRCVFLGYPFGKKAWKIYDLDARKFLVSRDVKFCEYQFPYRTDLNGTLTETGQLGSDPSTEKNQSNSGGSIETGIGDSTEIDSTADNETDIPGVLTGTDQSSPGVCWSDDENNIVANEGEVAEQGETPEQPEEDVGPSNDVTAEEEMGKGKRQNVPSSRLKGFVKHTIRENIPSHPHSTQSSSSSTPYPLTYYVSCDRFSAVHKKYLPALTAGSEPRKFKEAMKHPGWRKSMEEEIRALEEQGTWELQEFPPGKKALGSKWIYTEKYDANGELVRLKSRLVIFGNHQVEGLDYKETFAPVAKMTTAPRCWFAKLSTALKNYGFRQSYSDYSLFTMIKGKMQLNVLVYVDDLIVAGNNLVEINKFKTYLGQCFKMKDLGKLKYFLGLEIARSKQG, from the exons ATGGGTGGTGAAATAGAATCATCAACAAAAGGGAAAAGTATAGAGTATGACATgcaaaagaagaatccagtatATCATCTAGGGTCGAGTGATGGTCCGGGAATTATCATCACACTGATTGTTCTAAAGGGCACCAACTATGATGAATGGgatagagccataagaagatcttTGATTTCCAAGAGGAAGTTCGGTTTTGTTGATGAGACTATCACAGAACCTGAAGATTGCGACCAATTGGAAGAATGGATTGCGGTCCAGTCAATGCTTGTTTCCTGGATCAGCAACACGTTAGAGCCATCAATCAGATCGAGTTTGGGAGACTATGATAATGCAAACTTGCTGTGGACACACTTGAAGAGAAGATTCTGTGTTGTAAGCGGAACAAGGATCTGTCAGCTTCAAGCGTCTTTGAGTGAGtgcaaacaaaagaataaagaaggTGTAGCTGTTTATTTTGGGAGATTAAATAAGATATGGGATGAGTTGGTGACATATATGAAGGTACCTCAGTGCAAGTGTGGTAAGTGCGCTTGTAATATCGCAAGTCAGGTCAGTACGTTGAGAGAAGAGGACTTCCTGCATTATTTTTTGATTGGATTAGATTCTCTGTATATCTCACTGCGTGAGCAGCTGTTGGCGAGAGATCCATTACCATCAATAGATGTATCCTACCAGACAATGGTGAATTCAGAGCGTCTGAGAATAGGAGATGTAGCTATGTCAACAGAGGTACAAGATAATGTGATGACATTCAGGGTGCAGTCTGATCAGCGTCAAATCAACAATACATATGATCCTACCAAGTATTGCAAGCACTGTAGCAGAGAAGGACACTCAGATGAAGGGTGTTTTCAGCTTATTGGATACTctgaatggtggggagacagatCTAGAGGCGGAAGAGGATATGGTAGAGGAGGCAGAGCAGGTGGTAGAGGGCGTGCTGGCTTTACCAATagcagaggaggtagaggacaggGAACTGTCAACCAGGTTCGTGCACACAACCTGAATATATCAGAGACAAAACAGTCAGGTGGTGCGTGCTCATCAGATGGCTCAGGTTTGACAGGAGTAACAACAACACAGCTTcaacaggtgcttgagtttttaaaTACAAGAAAGTCCACGTCTCAGCTCCAaggtaagaagaagaaaacagtttGGATTGTAGACACGGGGgatacaaatcatgtcacgtgtaaaaGAGATGACATGATAGATGTGAAAGATATTAGGGCATGTACTGTTGGACTCCCAGATGGGAAATATGCTTATTCTGAGAAAATAGGAACCGTTattcttcctggtggtttgagactagataatgtgctttatgtgcctcagaTAACCTGTAACTTgatttcagtcacacaacttattcATGAGTTG TGGAAATTCAtacgagctgtggcatcgacgaatgggacatccatcagagaaAGTGTTACAAAGGTTGCCAG gactaatgggatagtttttgaGACATCATGTGTTGGTACACCTCAACAGAATGGGAGAGTtgagagaaagcatcaacatataatgaatgtg CCTCCATATAATCAGTTGAAGGTGTTTGGATGCTTGTGCTATGTacatgatcaaagtagtaaagAAGATAAGTTCGCGAGTAGAGGAAGAAGATGTGTATTTCTTGGATATCCATTTGGTAAGAAGGCGTGGAAAATCTATGATTTAGACGCAAGAAAATTTCTGGTGTCAAGAGATGTGAAGTTTTGTGAATATCAGTTTCCGTATAGGACTGATTTGAATGGTACTTTGACTGAGACAGGCCAGTTGGGTTCTGATCCATCGACTGAGAAGAATCAGTCGAATTCTGGAGGTTCTATCGAGACTGGTATAGGAGATTCAACTGAGATTGACTCCACTGCAGATAATGAGACCGATATACCTGGTGTTTTGACTGGGACTGATCAATCAAGTCCTGGTGTGTGTTGGAGCGATGATGAAAACAACATAGTTGCGAATGAAGGTGAAGTTGCAGAACAAGGCGAAACTCCAGAACAACCTGAAGAGGATGTTGGTCCTAGCAACGATGTAACAGCTGAAGAAGAGATGGGTAAGGGCAAGCGTCAGAATGTTCCTTCTAGTAGGCTCAAAGGCTTTGTGAAgcacaccattcgagaaaatattccATCTCATCCTCATTCCACACAATCATCATCCTCAAGTacgccttatcctttgacatattatgttagttgtgatagatTTTCTGCAGTTCATAAGAAATATCTACCAGCACTAACAGCTGGGTCTGAGCCTCGCAAGTTTAAGGAAGCTATGAAGCATCCAGGATGGCGGAAatccatggaagaagaaatacgagcactGGAAGAACAAGGTACGTGGGAATTGCAAGAATTTCCACCGGGGAAGAAGGCACTTGGGagtaaatggatttacacagAGAAGTATGATGCGAATGGGGAGTTGGTACGCCTAAAAtcaagattggtgatctttggaaatcatcaagttgaagggtTGGATTACAAAGAGACATTTGCACCAGTAGCAAAAATGACAACG GCTCCTCGTTGTTGGTTTGCAAAACTATCAACAGCCTTGAAGAATTATGGGTTCCGGCAGTCATACTCAGACTATTCTCTTTTCACTATGATCAAGGGAAAGATGCAGcttaatgttttggtgtatgtAGATGATTTAATTGTTGCAGGAAATAATCTAGTTGAgattaataaatttaaaacatacttgggacaatgtttcaagatgaaagactTGGGAAAGTTGAAATATTTCCTGGGtttggagatagctcgcagtaaaCAAG GATAA